Sequence from the Primulina huaijiensis isolate GDHJ02 chromosome 16, ASM1229523v2, whole genome shotgun sequence genome:
GTGGGCTGTAACTCTGTTTGACTTGCGTTTTAGAGAAGAAAATGGCGATTGAAGCAAAAGACACCGAGAGCATAATAACAGAGATCAAATTCTTTGAATACTTGGTTTGATCGTATGGCGATGAGTCGATTGAGTTTGTGGAACGTGGGGTTGACAAGTGTGTTCTTGCTGCTCGAATGCTTCCATGCCACGACCACTCGCTTCAAAAATTAGGATTTAAGTCtgatttatttagaaaattccactataatttatatttattgtaaaaatatttttctgatAACAACTTTTTTACTATGTTTTTTCAcacattttatgttaaaattatattaaactaaatatttcaaggacatattttttaaactttttgacgatattttaccattttttaAGTAAGATaattttgtcaatttttttgaagaattattttttttgtcatttttaaaGATCATAGTTGTttgcaataatttttttaaataaaaaattcaatgaaCATAACTTTTCTATGGGTTAatacttaataaaaaaattatagaatcaTGAAAGTTCAAATAACGATTCATTAAGTAGAATGATTAATTATTGACGATCCATCGAAGAAAGTTGAAAACAAATGTTTCGAACATTGATAGAATTTTGAATGTCGattgtttttcaaattttttttcttttatttattattataaaacgGCCAAATTGGTAAAATATAACAACTTCGGCCCTCTCCATTTCATTCTTATTATATTTGGTACTTTTTCAATCCTATATTCAGAGTCAATATTTCAATACacgaataatattaaaattgacgGTGTTAATTTCATAAAACATGATTCAATATCATCAAGTAGTTTCGGCTCAACCTTTTCTTTCTCtcaatttaattattgattgactTATAATAACTAAATAACAagaacttgtgtgagacggtctcacggatcgtattttgtgagacatatctcttaattgggtcatccatgaaaaaatattactttttatgctatgaatattactttttattgtgaatatcaataggattgacccgtctcacagataaagattcgtgagaccgtctcacaagatactaCTCTAACTAAATAAGTTTTACAATAGCCTAACACCACGTAGGGGcctaaacatatacatatatNNNNNNNNNNNNNNNNNNNNNNNNNNNNNNNNNNNNNNNNNNNNNNNNNNNNNNNNNNNNNNNNNNNNNNNNNNNNNNNNNNNNNNNNNNNNNNNNNNNNNNNNNNNNNNNNNNNNNNNNNNNNNNNNNNNNNNNNNNNNNNNNNNNNNNNNNNNNNNNNNNNNNNNNNNNNNNNNNNNNNNNNNNNNNNNNNNNNNNNNNNACGAAAAAGGaagaaaaccaaaataaaaatagagcaatgaaataattattaaatgacATAATAAGTTATGATAAATAAGAGCTAttattaattagtaaatttccaaatattattattattattattattatgttataaTAAATACACGATATATATAAGcattcaataaatatatataatataaatttagcACTAACTTACATAAAATATGATAGATATGATGGCTTACCATAATCTCTTGGGGTCCTGCATTTGTAACACTCTGTCCTGCTAGCATAATTGTGCACGCCACATCCCATTCCGCTGAAAGAatgaatttatatatacaaaaattcacgtgagactgtcttacgaatcaattttatgatacgaATATTCTATTTGTATcacttatgaaaaaatattattttttatttcaaaaatagtaATTTTTATTGTTACTCATTCATGTATTAGATTTCatacttcagacataaaagtACTTACAAAAGATCATCTTACTAAAACtcgaaacaaaaatatattttcatctttcAGAAAATCAGAATTCTTCAATAAATATATGTTAGTACTACATTTAATTTACAAACCTTGAGCAAATCCAGTCGCCATTTTTCCAGCCAGGGATGGCTTCGTATCCGTAGCCAGCAGACGCAACAACTGCCGCACCATACCCATAATAATCCTTCAACGCTCCACACTTAAAGCAGCTTGTTCGGCTTGCGTAGTTGTGCACACCACAGTTCATGGCGCCGCAATACCAGTCTCCGGCTAACATTTCTGTCTTCTGCAATGCGGCGGCGTACGAGGAGACATCAGATTCTGTAGCGTACTTGGGACAACTACAACGTTGGCATGAGTCACGTTTCTTGAAGTTGAGGTGATGGCATGCACCACACATCCAATCTCCTACCCTGCTCATTCTCGTCTTTagatatcttttattttacctGTCAAGATTGAACTTAATTATAAGCTATTGGTTTGTACGAtgagaataaattaattatcaagTTTAATGGAGTAGATCAAATGTGAATATATGTCTTTGAAATGAGTGGTGGAGTCCGGTGGCTAGCAGGACAAcctcttaaatttaaaattttttatataatcaaatgtatttttcaatagCCAAAAGATTGATGCAGGCCCAAGAAACGTAATCAACTACTCACCATGgtttcatatatatatgtatatgctgATCAACTAAAAAATGGGGATATATATAGAATCTTGAAAACACCCAAAACTTGATGAGTATTTTATTTCGAGTTTTGACAGTGTAAAGCAATGGCAAGCCCATTAACATGAAGGAAGTCGATCAAaatgaaacaaaacaaaacaaaatcgaCCAAAATCCTGATTTCACCCCTAGCTAGTTCGATCACCCTTggtcaaaaattattttttcctcATTCCAATTCTCGACAAAAATCATGGCCCTCTCCTTGTTAGCATGTTGTTCAACTCTATATGTTGGTATATCTTCAAAGAAAGacaaaaattgtaaatatataCATGAAAGAGTGTCTTACCTCAGCCAAGAAAATGAAAAGTGTTTTTAAGAGTATAAAATGGAAGAGATGGTTTTGCAGATATCGTGAAAGCTATAGAATTGGTGAAGGGGATAGTGTAATGTATTACAAGATCTTGAAGTTGGTGAGTTTTGAGAATGGGATGCGAGCCTTATATATATACAACAATTTGTAGGGCCCTGAACAGTCTTTTCCTCCTTGAGTTTCCTTAATATGGGATCCCAAAAGCGAATTTTTTCTCGGGTAACTAAATTTCTAAGAAAACGAAGCAGTGAAATATATAATGCATTGATCTTTTTCTAGATCACATGTATGAATATTCTTTGTGCATGAATTATTGTGTTAAAGAAGAATATATAATTGCTTTGAAATGCTACATATTCTGTGCCCTTTAATTGTGGGCAGGTTCTATGAGGGGAAGCTGTTATTTAGTTGTGGGCACTCGAATACGCAAGGGGTGTTTGACACGGATATATGCATGCAAGCGTGGATTCCAATTTCCACATCAGTTTTTTCCATCAGGTCTTATTTCGAATCTTGGGGGACATGATCAAGTAAAGGGGGAGAGTTTGAATCTCTTAGAAATTAATCAGACAGCTTGATCAAGGTTATGCAACATTCAATAGCGCGCGTATGGGATTGAACATTATTCGTTTCACACAGAATTAAAACTAAACTAAACCTTGTAGATATTTCGATCATctgtgttatatatatatgcaacGGCATCAATaaattcatgaaaataaatcatgtGGACTCAATTCTTGTTCCGATTATAGGACCCAAAAGTAGCACAGCACAACACGGTAGATCGTGACTTTGTCTCGGTAACGCTGGTATTTGCTGCTCACCAATGGCAAAGGCCAAAATGCATGTGATCACATGTAGGGTTCCCTATGTCGCATGAGAGTCGACGCTCCTGCAACGATCTACGCTTACTCTATAATGCACGATCCCATTCATTTACTTTAGTCTGACTTATGACAAGATCGATCAATATTGACCACGACTTAATGCTAACACATTGGTCTCTTTAGCCGTGTCAATATATACTACATGCATGTGTATTAATTACATCTATCTTAAAACCGAAGtccaaaacaagaaaaaaaactcAATTACATCTAAGAACATCACAACTCACAAGTACTTGTTCTTCGTTATCTATTTTAGTTTTACGTGGAAGGAAATTAAATTGTTGAGATGGTCAGGAATCAATTCCTTATATTTAGTGCACATATCCATTGACAAATTCTATTCTTACTTGCATGGTCAGATTCCCTTTCACTTTTTTGTTGTTGCAATAATTCAAAAGCTATTTGAAGATGAAATGTGCATGTCCTCCACCGTCACCCATCCTTGTGTTTGAGTATTTGAATCCATCGATCAGATATACCTCCATTCCCTTTCAATTTGACATTCATCGATTGAGTTGTCAATTGCTACTTTCAAATTGATTGAATTTTATAATAGAAATGAATAAGTTGGCTTTTTgacttttataaaaataaaaattcatgggGTGGGCTGACTTATGAAAAACTCAAACAAGTACTAGCTAGTACGCTATTTTAAAACTAAGCTTGGGTTAAGCTTTGATTTACTCGTTTGTAAACAAATTACTAATTGAAGATTGATTTACTTTGAGCTTCTACTTAatcgaaaaaaattatatgaatgAATGCATGTACGCGCGCGCACGCACAAATATGTATATTGTGATCATTATATAGATCGGGGAAAAAAAGGACCTTGATTGAATTAAGTATACGTTCTCGTATATTTGGAAGGCTATATATGGCTATACATTATTGGTTTTACATGATttgcatatatatatgtgtgtgtgtgtgtgatggaCACGAAGAGTATTCCCATGCACAGAAAGAAACATCAAACATGGGATCGAAATGCGACCATAAAAGAGCAGCCCTGTTGACCCTGACCAGCGGGTCCCCGGTCAAGCTGACGTGGCAAGCCAGGACTTTGAACTTCTTGACTCAAAGATTCGATAAGAGGGAATCTTAATTTATAATCAGCAATTATTATATTCTCTGCACAAAGAACCCGTTTCTCTGAACGTGGAGCACGGATTCATAATTACAACTGCAACCATTTTCTTGCATGTATTTCCAGTTAAATTAGAAAATTATGTCCCATCCAGTTATGAAAGCACGGCTAGCTAGCCGTTCAAAGATGGAAGGAGAGTACTAATTCGCTTCAATATTACTTGCAAGAATCCAACTTCCAAAGAATAAGTCGAGTGAACTGACATAAACTTCTCCAGAAAAAAGCGTAAGTTCGAACCAACATAAATGCAAAAATGTCATCCCATCACAATCCGATGTTGTGACTactaaaagaaaaatgattgcATGCATATTATTGCCATAATTTCACGATCAAGTCTATAGATATAATGTCAAATTCCTCTTTAATTCATGCAGTACTGGACAATCACTCaagcattctgtaaaccatctGTTGAATTATAACAAATATGTGTTTGGAATACTATtctataaaaatgtttttacagTAAAAAAGTAATATGTCTTAcactttttttataaatattttcaaaaacgttttACAAAAATCTAATTCAAACATAGATTTAAGTTTTTTCActtataaaacattaaaaacaattttaaaatacttgtccAAATAAAAACTGTAAGCAATTTGATGATCGAGACAGTAGGTAAAAGGTATGTAGCTAGATGTTCTCGTTCATCTTCAATCCATCCAAGGCTTCGCAAAATGACGATAATGGATGGACCTAGCTAGTTCCGATATAAGAcagtatgttttgaaattagatatataaatactataaactttataaaattatttatataacttCATTCATTTATAGTTATATattagaataatatttttaataagttaTATATTAGAATAAAACTAAAgaaattttacattaaaaacTATTGTcgtaacatttttatatttataaagtgACTTCATACTTgttcatattcatttttttgCATTAATGTCGGGTATAATTCAGTTTCAGATCACGAGTTAATTATTCAGATAataaatgtattttattaactttAATTGACATAGTCATGTAAATGTAAATGTGCATACAAAATTTGTCCGATTAgctcttttaaaataaaatatacgtTCAGCAAATAAAGACATCAATTGAGAAATCACACATTTaacaatatcaaaatatatacttCCAAATCTactgatttaaaatttaaaaataaaataaaatagatacaACATAACACTACAGTTTTGGTCACACAATACACCATCACCATATGTAGTTCATTTGACAAAGAATATGAAATATCAATACACATCTATACCCTACAAAGTCGTTGTATCTGTCAAACTAAAAGAAAACTCACCAAAATACAACAAACTAGCAAATAAAGATATGCTACACATGCTCGGAGAGCAACATCGCATCAATAACATCGCCAAGAAAATTTGCTACACGATACACTTTATTCGAACATTTTGCTACCATTGCTGACCCCACGATCCGATACTTTAACTTCGTTTTGCAGTAACGTCGAGAAGGAAAATTGAATCTTTTGTCCAGTTGTGAATACAGTAGGTTTCACCACCGTGAGTAGAATTCTTACAATACAGTCTAGAAAGAGATGAAATAAAGTAACAATATGGTGCTCGTACCAAAGTTATTTCAGTTCAGCTTCATTTTTAGCTGAATGGGTTTCCACCTGTGGAGCTGAAGTTACCAGGAGCAGAATGAGCAGAATGTAGTCCACCAAATTGTTGGCTTTGTCCAAATGGCCTGGGAAATTTTGGAAGGTGTTAATAAGTGTGGCATATATTATAAGCGTAAATCAAAGGTGAAATACTAGTATTATATCATTTTTGACCAACATACATGGTGGCAGACGCTTAGCAGACTATTGCTGAAGAATAATCTTACCTGTGAGCTGTGCTGCCACTTAGTTCTTGTCCAAAGAATGGAGCTGATGaacaattaagaaaatgatgaaACATGGAAAAGGTATACGGCATTCTGCTCCAACGAAATGAAAGGTATTAAGTAGATTATTTACTTGGAGGGGTTGATTGTGTAAATGGTGGCGGCTGAGTGTGCATCGATGATGGATAAGATGACGGAGTACCAAGACTCGAAGCGCGAAGTAAGCCCGACACAGGTGCACTTTTGGGTACCGAACCATGTAAGGACCCCACTGAAGGAAACTGCAGCAAAATGATAAGACAATTTACAAACCTGGGTCCACATTAAAGAATTATGTGAAGCATCCTTACGATATTCTAAAATCAATCAAACCAGAACACAAACATACTGTTGGCGCTGGAACAGGAGCACGCTCATTCCTAGAATCGAAAGGATTTGTAGATCTTGGCACTAGCTGGAAATTAGGTACCGCCTGAAATGAATCAACCCATAGCGTTTGTAAATGATATTCAATTcactaaacaaaataaaaacagttCAATAGCAATTACTTCCATAAGAAAGTTGAGGGAATAAATGTCCCAGTGGCAAATATCTTAGATGGGAAAACCctgaaaaatttcaaaaatacatttaataCACGTTGCTTGTTAGATGATAAGATGAATCTCACACACCATTTTCTCAATTATGATATAGGCTTAATAGTTTTAGCCTCTAAATGACAttcaactttattttatttaacattgTACTGGTTTTATGGCACAAGCCACTAGAACCATTGGGAGATTTCCTCCATTTTTTACTTCCATCATTGCCATCCAGCCTAACACCAGATTGGCTAGATCGTGAGAAGTATGGTCAAGGTGAGGTAGCAGTACTAGCTCATCCACAGGTAGAAGCAAATTAGGCCATTTCTACTGTCCTGGCGGCCATATGACCTCAAGTTTTCAAAAATGCAGGATGGGGTTTCCCATTGTTTAAGAGCCGATAAATTTCTTGTTAGCACTCAAATGGTTTCTTTCCACTAGGATCATCTATATAAAGCTCAATCAATGGCCCGTAGTAATTGGTGGCAAAATTTGAGTACAAATTAACACATGGAAAGCCTCGACCTTTGCAATTATCATTGATATTGTAGGTAAAGCTGAGGACGACGAAGGACGTTCACAGCACAGAGAATTGGTATTGACAGGTGAGATATGAGGCGGTGTAGGCAGTTGGAAAGATAAGATCCATTTGCTTTATGCAATAACCCTAATTCAATAAGCAATTATATTATTGTCAGTGTCAATGATAATAAGTGGCTGATTGTTGTCAAGGGCGGTTATCAAATTGATTAGGGAGGTAAAATGTATCTTGCTAATCACAGATGCAAAATTCAATCACGCACAGATTTCTTTGAAATAAAAAGGGTGGCATGATTGAGAATAAAAAGATTAGAAAGTTACCATTGGCATGTTATAGTGCATAGGGACCCTAGCAACATATGGGGAACCTGAGTACCAGCCAGAAACTGgaggtggaaaataagaattGGTCATTGAAAATAAATCAGCAGGCAGTTCTTTCCTTCCACCATATTTTTCCTCCAATGTAGATTCAGAAGAAAATCCAAAAGCTGAACCCATTAATGGATTAGTAGTGGCTTCTCCCGCTTGAGAAATTGCTGCACCGGGGTGGCCATGGGAAATTGGTCCAACAAGTGGATTCAACGGCTGCAGAATCCCAGGAGACAGATTAAAATTCTCAAGAAGATCAAAAGAAATGGAAAATATACCATGCTTTACTAGGCATACCTTGTCGCTTGAAGTTGCATTGATAGTAGCCACTGGTTGAGGAACAGACAGGCCACTAGCGCCAGGGAACATAGAATCCTGATGAGCATCCGGGATAGGCCATTGCCCTCCAGTGGGAGCATTAGCAAACGAGCTTGTACCATCTGAGGGAAGGAACGATGGAGGAGCAACGCTTCCATAGGTTGACCCAAGAGATAAGCCCTCTGAGCCACTAGAAAGGAAAGGTGATGACTTGCTCGCAAGGGCGGGGGGACCAGATGTAGATACTTCAATTGACAACTCTGAAAGTAAAGATTCCACCGAGTTTGAAACCGGCGTCCGAACTTTCACCTCAGGAAATGAATCAAAA
This genomic interval carries:
- the LOC140961982 gene encoding uncharacterized protein, translating into MSRVGDWMCGACHHLNFKKRDSCQRCSCPKYATESDVSSYAAALQKTEMLAGDWYCGAMNCGVHNYASRTSCFKCGALKDYYGYGAAVVASAGYGYEAIPGWKNGDWICSSGMGCGVHNYASRTECYKCRTPRDYGKPSYLSYFM